In the Primulina eburnea isolate SZY01 unplaced genomic scaffold, ASM2296580v1 ctg739_ERROPOS11973397, whole genome shotgun sequence genome, one interval contains:
- the LOC140822244 gene encoding SWI/SNF complex component SNF12 homolog isoform X3: MSANSGNPPKTVGASPPFMNSFPVNPSGQQQVGPGFPGQFQLSQLSATQIQAIAQAQSKAQAQAAHAQFQAQLQAAQGLAFNQAHAGGVSNMGSPSPSISGAGSAGAKWFSQKPPVRPTFSPPTYSASPMRPMDVAAAARKKKQKLPEKQLQERVAAILPESALYTQLLEFESRVDAALTRKKIDIQEALKTPPCIQKMLRIYVFNTYANQIRTIPKKPNAEPPTWTLKIVGRIVEEGMDPEQAAIMQPSPLNPKFSSFFKRVTITLDQKLYPDNHLIIWDSARSPAPHEGFEVKRKGDQEFTVSIRLEINYVPEKYKLAPALVDVLGIEVDTRARIMAAIWHYVKARKLQCPGDPSSFNCDPPLQKVFGETRVKFTTVAQRITQHLFPPQPIHLEHRIKLSGNTPVGTACYDVLVDVPFPIQRELHALLANTEKTKEIDACDEAICAAIRKIHEHRRRRAFFLGFSQSPIEFINTLIDSQNRDLKLVTGEASRNAEKERGSDFYSQPWVEDAVIRYLNRKPPADIPANT; this comes from the exons ATGTCAGCAAATAGCGGTAACCCACCAAAGACTGTTGGAGCTTCACCTCCCTTTATGAATTCGTTTCCGGTGAATCCATCTGGTCAGCAGCAAGTAGGTCCAGGCTTTCCGGGTCAGTTTCAGTTGTCCCAGCTTTCTGCAACTCAGATCCAAGCCATTGCTCAGGCTCAGTCGAAGGCTCAGGCTCAAGCAGCTCACGCGCAATTCCAAGCCCAGTTGCAAGCTGCTCAGGGCCTTGCATTTAACCAGGCTCATGCTGGAGGGGTTTCAAACATGGGCTCACCATCACCTTCTATTTCTGGAGCTGGAAGTGCCGGTGCCAAATGGTTTTCCCAAAAACCACCTGTGCGGCCAACCTTCTCCCCACCTACTTACTCGGCCTCTCCCATGAGGCCGATGGATGTAGCAGCCGCTGCTCGCAAGAAAAAGCAGAAGCTCCCTGAGAAACAGTTACAAGAAAGAGTTGCGGCCATTTTACCTGAGTCGGCCCTTTACACGCAACTCTTGGAGTTTGAGTCTCGTGTGGATGCTGCTTTGACAAGGAAGAAAATTGATATCCAAGAGGCTCTCAAGACGCCTCCCTGCATTCAGAAAATGCTCCGTATTTATGTATTTAATACTTATGCCAATCAGATTCGCACAATTCCTAAGAAGCCAAATGCGGAGCCACCTACGTGGACCCTTAAAATAGTAGGGAGGATTGTGGAGGAGGGAATGGATCCCGAACAAGCTGCCATCATGCAACCAAGCCCTTTGAATCCAAAGTTCTCTTCATTTTTCAAAAGAGTTACCATTACATTAGACCAGAAACTATATCCTGACAATCATTTAATCATATGGGACAGTGCCAGATCACCTGCTCCTCACGAAGGCTTCGAGGTCAAAAGGAAAGGGGACCAAGAATTTACTGTGAGCATACGGCTAGAGATAAATTACGTGCCTGAGAAGTATAAGCTAGCACCAGCACTTGTTGATGTCTTAGGTATTGAGGTTGATACCCGTGCAAGAATAATGGCTGCTATCTGGCACTACGTTAAGGCTAGAAAATTGCAGTGCCCAGGTGACCCATCTTCTTTCAATTGTGATCCGCCCCTTCAGAAAGTATTTGGCGAAACTAGGGTCAAGTTCACTACAGTTGCACAAAGAATTACTCAGCACCTTTTTCCTCCACAGCCCATACATTTAGAGCACAGGATAAAACTGTCAGGAAATACTCCTGTTGGGACTGCATGTTACGATGTGCTAGTTGATGTACCCTTCCCAATTCAGAGAGAATTGCATGCTTTATTAGCCAATACCGAAAAAACGAAAGAGATTGATGCCTGTGATGAAGCAATTTGTGCTGCTATAAGAAAGATCCATGAGCACCGGCGAAGACGAGCATTTTTTCTTGGATTTAGCCAGTCTCCAATTGAGTTTATTAATACACTTATTGATTCTCAAAACAGGGATCTTAAGCTTGTTACTGGTGAAGCAAGTCGCAATGCAGAAAAAGAGCGTGGATCAGATTTCTACAGCCAACCTTG GGTTGAAGATGCTGTTATTCGGTACTTGAACCGAAAGCCACCAGCAGACATCCCCGCAAACACTTGA
- the LOC140821912 gene encoding serine/threonine protein phosphatase 2A 57 kDa regulatory subunit B' theta isoform-like, whose translation MIKNILNRLPRKQGKLAENRDGGSSTSSSNASASSRSNHAAGSRSGNSNAAFFQGTNSTSNSGLVSGSKLCDSLHTKVNGTGWAVPYEALPSFRDVQNAEKQNLFIKKLNLCCVLFDFTEPAKNLKEKDIKRQTLTEIVDYVTSPNGKFSETVMQEIMKMVSINLFRTLSTQYHENKVLETFDVEDEEPLMDPAWPHLQLVYEFLLRFVASPETDAKLAKRYIDHSFVLRLLDLFDSEDPREREYLKTVMHRVYGKFMVHRPFIRKSINNIFYCFIFETEKYNGIAQMLEILGSIINGFALPLKEEHKLFLVRALIPLHKPKSIPMYHQQLSYCITQFVEKDCKLADTVIRGLLKYWPITNSSKEVMFLGELEEVLEATQPPEFQRCMVPLFRQIGQCLSSLHFQVAERALFLWNNDHIENLIKQNRQVILPIIFPSLEKNSRSHWNQAVQSLTLNVRKLFSDVDPELFDECLLRFQEDEAREEETKLKRVAVWKRMEEISAAKASSNEAVLVPSRTNAKTPSG comes from the exons ATGATTAAAAATATTCTCAATAGACTTCCACGAAAACAAGGCAAGTTAGCTGAGAATCGGGATGGAGGATCCTCTACTTCATCTTCAAATGCTTCTGCTTCTTCCAGAAGCAATCATGCTGCAGGTTCCCGGTCAGGTAATTCAAATGCTGCATTTTTTCAAGGGaccaattcaacttcaaattctGGTCTAGTTTCTGGAAGTAAACTATGCGACTCACTGCATACAAAGGTAAATGGAACCGGCTGGGCTGTGCCATATGAAGCACTTCCTAGTTTTAGGGATGTACAAAATGCAGAGAAGCAAAACTTGTTTATTAAAAAGTTGAATTTGTGTTGTGTTCTATTTGACTTTACTGAACCTGctaaaaatttgaaagaaaaagACATCAAGCGTCAGACATTGACAGAGATTGTTGATTATGTGACTTCGCCCAATGGGAAGTTTAGTGAAACAGTTATGCAAGAGATCATGAAAATGGTATCCATAAATTTGTTTCGGACACTCTCTACTCAGTATCATGAAAACAAAGTTTTAGAGACGTTTGATGTGGAAGACGAGGAGCCCTTAATGGATCCTGCATGGCCCCATTTGCAGCTCGTCTATGAATTTCTTCTCAGGTTTGTGGCTTCACCAGAGACAGATGCAAAGCTGGCTAAGCGCTACATTGATCACTCATTTGTTTTAAGGTTACTGGATCTATTTGATTCAGAAGATCCCAGAGAAAGGGAATACCTAAAAACCGTCATGCACCGGGTATATGGGAAGTTCATGGTGCATCGTCCATTCATAAGGAAATCAATTAATAATATATTCtactgttttatttttgaaacggaGAAGTACAATGGCATCGCACAAATGTTAGAAATTTTGGGCAGCATTATAAATGGATTTGCATTGCCTTTGAAAGAAGAGCACAAACTTTTCCTTGTTCGGGCGTTAATTCCTCTTCACAAGCCAAAGTCCATACCAATGTATCATCAGCAGCTATCTTACTGCATCACACAGTTTGTGGAAAAGGACTGCAAACTTGCTGATACTGTCATACGAGGCCTACTGAAATATTGGCCGATCACAAACAGTTCAAAGGAGGTTATGTTCTTGGGTGAACTAGAGGAAGTATTGGAAGCTACTCAACCTCCAGAGTTCCAGCGATGTATGGTTCCATTGTTTCGGCAGATTGGTCAATGCTTGAGCAGCTTACATTTTCAG GTGGCGGAAAGGGCTCTATTTTTATGGAACAATGATCATATTGAGAACCTGATCAAACAAAATCGTCAAGTAATACTTCCGATAATCTTCCCTTCCTTGGAGAAGAATTCAAGAAGCCACTGGAACCAGGCAGTGCAGAGCTTGACACTAAATGTCCGCAAACTCTTCTCCGATGTGGATCCGGAACTCTTCGACGAGTGTTTACTGAGATTCCAAGAAGATGAAGCAAGGGAAGAAGAGACTAAGTTAAAACGTGTAGCAGTATGGAAACGCATGGAAGAAATATCTGCTGCAAAAGCTTCATCTAATGAAGCCGTGCTTGTTCCTAGCAGGACAAACGCTAAAACACCATCTGGATAG
- the LOC140822246 gene encoding transcription termination factor MTERF5, chloroplastic-like, with translation MKAFALSRSSGHPFLSRTTFLRSRTQVLVPQKLFFSRAKYSESGLDGSFSVRVVPQTLLAAEKEEAKAVLSLFLKKLGLSSVLAARTINKSDGFIDHLLSQLHSVHKSRYLVGRELTTLEIRDALNPYLETLLEEYGSILVEFVENFPNHPSPVKKNTKEIVQKQPLIETSAKSVSTSISALNSKKLKALARVSDISPTGKLPPHIVYLLELGMEIEAIREVTRKFPAFAYYSLDGKIKPVVEFLLDLGVPKVDIPGILSKRPQLCGISLTENLIPTMEYLEELGVDKKQWAKVIHRFPPLLTYSRSKLKSTVDFLYEKGLSAENVGKLITRCPNIISYSVEEKLRPTAEYFESLEVNVALLLQRSPQTFGLSIEANLKPVTRFFLDRGYSLGDVTTMISRYGTLYTFSLSDNMTPKWDFFVTTVYPKSELIKFPQYFGYSLEDRIKPRYEIMRKHSIKLLLNQMLSLSEQDYHTLLKKKMQKMVGE, from the exons ATGAAAGCCTTTGCTCTTTCTAGGTCCTCGGGACACCCGTTTCTCTCAAGAACAACCTTTCTCCGCTCAAG GACTCAAGTCCTGGTTCCTCAAAAGCTTTTCTTTTCTCGAGCAAAATACT CTGAATCTGGGTTAGATGGATCATTTAGCGTAAGGGTTGTGCCTCAAACCTTGTTAGCAGCCGAAAAGGAAGAAGCAAAGGCTGTATTGAGCTTATTCTTGAAGAAACTAGGTTTAAGCAGTGTGCTGGCAGCAAGAACCATAAACAAGTCGGATGGTTTTATTGATCACCTGCTGTCGCAGCTTCACTCTGTTCACAAGTCTCGCTACTTAGTGG GTCGGGAACTCACAACTCTTGAGATCAGGGACGCTCTTAACCCATACCTTGAGACACTCCTTGAGGAGTATGGATCAATTTTGGTAGAGTTTGTTGAAAACTTTCCCAACCATCCATCTCCTGTAAAGAAAAATACTAAAGAAATTGTTCAGAAACAACCATTGATAGAAACTTCTGCCAAATCAGTTTCTACATCTATTTCTGCTCTCAACTCTAAGAAGTTAAAAGCCCTGGCTCGAGTTAGTGACATTAGCCCAACAGGGAAGCTTCCTCCGCACATTGTCTACCTTTTAGAGCTTGGTATGGAAATTGAAGCAATTAGAGAAGTTACACGCAAATTCCCAGCATTCGCTTACTATAGTTTGGACGGGAAAATCAAGCCTGTCGTTGAATTTCTTCTCGATCTAGGCGTGCCAAAAGTAGACATCCCAGGCATCCTGAGTAAAAGACCTCAACTGTGTGGAATTAGCCTCACAGAAAATTTGATTCCCACCATGGAATATCTCGAGGAGCTTGGTGTCGATAAGAAGCAATGGGCAAAAGTAATACACCGCTTCCCTCCGCTTCTCACCTACAGCAGATCAAAACTTAAATCAACTGTGGATTTTCTTTATGAGAAAGGCCTCTCGGCTGAGAATGTAGGTAAGCTTATTACTCGCTGCCCGAATATTATAAGTTATAGTGTGGAGGAAAAGTTACGCCCCACGGCCGAGTATTTCGAGTCTTTGGAGGTTAATGTCGCACTTCTTCTCCAACGATCTCCTCAAACATTTGGTCTCAGCATTGAGGCTAATTTGAAGCCCGTGACTCGATTTTTCTTGGACAGAGGATATAGTTTGGGGGATGTCACGACAATGATATCGCGATATGGGACGTTGTATACTTTTAGCTTGTCGGATAACATGACACCAAAGTGGGACTTTTTTGTGACCACGGTGTATCCAAAGTCCGAACTAATCAAATTTCCGCAGTATTTCGGCTACAGTTTAGAAGATAGGATCAAACCTAGGTATGAGATTATGAGGAAACACAGCATCAAGCTGCTTCTGAATCAAATGTTGTCTCTATCGGAACAGGACTACCATACACTCTTGAAGAAAAAAATGCAGAAAATGGTTGGTGAGTAA
- the LOC140822244 gene encoding SWI/SNF complex component SNF12 homolog isoform X2 gives MKIQLAMSANSGNPPKTVGASPPFMNSFPVNPSGQQQVGPGFPGQFQLSQLSATQIQAIAQAQSKAQAQAAHAQFQAQLQAAQGLAFNQAHAGGVSNMGSPSPSISGAGSAGAKWFSQKPPVRPTFSPPTYSASPMRPMDVAAAARKKKQKLPEKQLQERVAAILPESALYTQLLEFESRVDAALTRKKIDIQEALKTPPCIQKMLRIYVFNTYANQIRTIPKKPNAEPPTWTLKIVGRIVEEGMDPEQAAIMQPSPLNPKFSSFFKRVTITLDQKLYPDNHLIIWDSARSPAPHEGFEVKRKGDQEFTVSIRLEINYVPEKYKLAPALVDVLGIEVDTRARIMAAIWHYVKARKLQCPGDPSSFNCDPPLQKVFGETRVKFTTVAQRITQHLFPPQPIHLEHRIKLSGNTPVGTACYDVLVDVPFPIQRELHALLANTEKTKEIDACDEAICAAIRKIHEHRRRRAFFLGFSQSPIEFINTLIDSQNRDLKLVTGEASRNAEKERGSDFYSQPWVEDAVIRYLNRKPPADIPANT, from the exons ATGAAG ATACAGCTAGCTATGTCAGCAAATAGCGGTAACCCACCAAAGACTGTTGGAGCTTCACCTCCCTTTATGAATTCGTTTCCGGTGAATCCATCTGGTCAGCAGCAAGTAGGTCCAGGCTTTCCGGGTCAGTTTCAGTTGTCCCAGCTTTCTGCAACTCAGATCCAAGCCATTGCTCAGGCTCAGTCGAAGGCTCAGGCTCAAGCAGCTCACGCGCAATTCCAAGCCCAGTTGCAAGCTGCTCAGGGCCTTGCATTTAACCAGGCTCATGCTGGAGGGGTTTCAAACATGGGCTCACCATCACCTTCTATTTCTGGAGCTGGAAGTGCCGGTGCCAAATGGTTTTCCCAAAAACCACCTGTGCGGCCAACCTTCTCCCCACCTACTTACTCGGCCTCTCCCATGAGGCCGATGGATGTAGCAGCCGCTGCTCGCAAGAAAAAGCAGAAGCTCCCTGAGAAACAGTTACAAGAAAGAGTTGCGGCCATTTTACCTGAGTCGGCCCTTTACACGCAACTCTTGGAGTTTGAGTCTCGTGTGGATGCTGCTTTGACAAGGAAGAAAATTGATATCCAAGAGGCTCTCAAGACGCCTCCCTGCATTCAGAAAATGCTCCGTATTTATGTATTTAATACTTATGCCAATCAGATTCGCACAATTCCTAAGAAGCCAAATGCGGAGCCACCTACGTGGACCCTTAAAATAGTAGGGAGGATTGTGGAGGAGGGAATGGATCCCGAACAAGCTGCCATCATGCAACCAAGCCCTTTGAATCCAAAGTTCTCTTCATTTTTCAAAAGAGTTACCATTACATTAGACCAGAAACTATATCCTGACAATCATTTAATCATATGGGACAGTGCCAGATCACCTGCTCCTCACGAAGGCTTCGAGGTCAAAAGGAAAGGGGACCAAGAATTTACTGTGAGCATACGGCTAGAGATAAATTACGTGCCTGAGAAGTATAAGCTAGCACCAGCACTTGTTGATGTCTTAGGTATTGAGGTTGATACCCGTGCAAGAATAATGGCTGCTATCTGGCACTACGTTAAGGCTAGAAAATTGCAGTGCCCAGGTGACCCATCTTCTTTCAATTGTGATCCGCCCCTTCAGAAAGTATTTGGCGAAACTAGGGTCAAGTTCACTACAGTTGCACAAAGAATTACTCAGCACCTTTTTCCTCCACAGCCCATACATTTAGAGCACAGGATAAAACTGTCAGGAAATACTCCTGTTGGGACTGCATGTTACGATGTGCTAGTTGATGTACCCTTCCCAATTCAGAGAGAATTGCATGCTTTATTAGCCAATACCGAAAAAACGAAAGAGATTGATGCCTGTGATGAAGCAATTTGTGCTGCTATAAGAAAGATCCATGAGCACCGGCGAAGACGAGCATTTTTTCTTGGATTTAGCCAGTCTCCAATTGAGTTTATTAATACACTTATTGATTCTCAAAACAGGGATCTTAAGCTTGTTACTGGTGAAGCAAGTCGCAATGCAGAAAAAGAGCGTGGATCAGATTTCTACAGCCAACCTTG GGTTGAAGATGCTGTTATTCGGTACTTGAACCGAAAGCCACCAGCAGACATCCCCGCAAACACTTGA
- the LOC140822247 gene encoding triacylglycerol lipase 2 isoform X2, whose product MVSNGHNFLLDLAGSGFFLLILVHLPRQAFSGRSLPLGFGQPPEALCAAAINSLGYKCQEFEAITDDGYILSVQRIPEGRAGGRGGGSDRPPVLLQHGVIVDGMSWLLNSPDEALPLILADNGFDVWISNTRGTRYSRRHLTLDPAKQEYWNWTWDELVIHDLSTVADLVFNQTAQKIHYVGHSLGTLVVLAAFSEGKLSDRIKSAALLSPIAYLSHMTTALGVVAAKAFVGEAVSILGLSEFNPKGVQEELFMKALCDNPGVNCYDLLTALTDIALKNEPQSTSTKNLIHLSQTVRDAKLSKYDYGSAQMNIEHYGAPDPPVYDLSKISGDIPLLLSYGGRDALSDVQDVEDLLDALKLDKSLQVQYVKNYAHVDFVLGVTAKDLIFNRVMSFFRNQ is encoded by the exons ATGGTTTCGAACGGCCATAATTTCCTCCTCGATTTGGCTGGCTCCGGTTTCTTCTTGCTGATATTAGTACACCTCCCTCGTCAGGCATTCTCCGGCCGAAGTCTTCCACTGGGTTTTGGGCAGCCACCGGAAGCTCTGTGCGCCGCCGCAATAAACTCACTTGGTTACAAGTGTCAAGAATTTGAG GCGATAACTGATGATGGATACATACTAAGCGTTCAAAGGATTCCCGAGGGCCGGGCTGGTGGAAGAGGCGGCGGTTCAGACCGGCCACCGGTTCTTCTTCAACATGGGGTAATCGTG GATGGGATGTCATGGCTGCTGAATTCACCCGACGAGGCACTGCCGCTGATTTTGGCTGATAACGGATTCGATGTCTGGATTTCAAATACAAGAGGAACCAGATATAGTCGTCGGCATCTCACCCTTGATCCCGCCAAGCAG GAATATTGGAATTGGACATGGGACGAGTTGGTGATTCACGATTTATCGACAGTTGCGGACTTGGTGTTCAACCAAACTGCTCAGAAAATTCACTACGTTGGCCATTCATTG GGGACTTTGGTGGTACTGGCGGCGTTTTCAGAGGGAAAGCTGAGTGATAGGATAAAATCAGCAGCACTGTTAAGCCCGATTGCATACTTAAGTCACATGACCACAGCCCTCGGTGTTGTAGCAGCCAAAGCCTTCGTTGGCGAA GCGGTATCAATCTTGGGCTTGTCGGAGTTCAATCCCAAAGG GGTACAAGAGGAACTGTTTATGAAAGCTCTATGTGACAATCCGGGAGTAAATTGCTATGACCTGTTGACAGCACTCACGG ATATAGCCCTCAAGAATGAACCCCAATCTACTTCAACAAAGAACCTGATCCACTTGTCCCAAA CTGTGCGAGATGCAAAACTGTCCAAATATGACTACGGAAGTGCTCAGATGAATATAGAACATTACGGCGCACCCGACCCGCCCGTCTACGACTTGTCGAAGATTTCAGGGGATATACCTCTCTTGCTGAGCTATGGAGGACGAGATGCGTTATCGGATGTTCAGGATGTGGAAGATTTGCTCGATGCTTTGAAATTGGACAAGTCGCTGCAGGTTCAATACGTCAAGAATTATGCTCACGTCGATTTTGTATTGGGTGTTACGGCcaaagatttaatttttaatcgGGTCATGTCGTtttttagaaatcaataa
- the LOC140822247 gene encoding triacylglycerol lipase 2 isoform X1, producing the protein MVSNGHNFLLDLAGSGFFLLILVHLPRQAFSGRSLPLGFGQPPEALCAAAINSLGYKCQEFEAITDDGYILSVQRIPEGRAGGRGGGSDRPPVLLQHGVIVDGMSWLLNSPDEALPLILADNGFDVWISNTRGTRYSRRHLTLDPAKQEYWNWTWDELVIHDLSTVADLVFNQTAQKIHYVGHSLGTLVVLAAFSEGKLSDRIKSAALLSPIAYLSHMTTALGVVAAKAFVGEAVSILGLSEFNPKGVQEELFMKALCDNPGVNCYDLLTALTGNNCCLNKSTIDIALKNEPQSTSTKNLIHLSQTVRDAKLSKYDYGSAQMNIEHYGAPDPPVYDLSKISGDIPLLLSYGGRDALSDVQDVEDLLDALKLDKSLQVQYVKNYAHVDFVLGVTAKDLIFNRVMSFFRNQ; encoded by the exons ATGGTTTCGAACGGCCATAATTTCCTCCTCGATTTGGCTGGCTCCGGTTTCTTCTTGCTGATATTAGTACACCTCCCTCGTCAGGCATTCTCCGGCCGAAGTCTTCCACTGGGTTTTGGGCAGCCACCGGAAGCTCTGTGCGCCGCCGCAATAAACTCACTTGGTTACAAGTGTCAAGAATTTGAG GCGATAACTGATGATGGATACATACTAAGCGTTCAAAGGATTCCCGAGGGCCGGGCTGGTGGAAGAGGCGGCGGTTCAGACCGGCCACCGGTTCTTCTTCAACATGGGGTAATCGTG GATGGGATGTCATGGCTGCTGAATTCACCCGACGAGGCACTGCCGCTGATTTTGGCTGATAACGGATTCGATGTCTGGATTTCAAATACAAGAGGAACCAGATATAGTCGTCGGCATCTCACCCTTGATCCCGCCAAGCAG GAATATTGGAATTGGACATGGGACGAGTTGGTGATTCACGATTTATCGACAGTTGCGGACTTGGTGTTCAACCAAACTGCTCAGAAAATTCACTACGTTGGCCATTCATTG GGGACTTTGGTGGTACTGGCGGCGTTTTCAGAGGGAAAGCTGAGTGATAGGATAAAATCAGCAGCACTGTTAAGCCCGATTGCATACTTAAGTCACATGACCACAGCCCTCGGTGTTGTAGCAGCCAAAGCCTTCGTTGGCGAA GCGGTATCAATCTTGGGCTTGTCGGAGTTCAATCCCAAAGG GGTACAAGAGGAACTGTTTATGAAAGCTCTATGTGACAATCCGGGAGTAAATTGCTATGACCTGTTGACAGCACTCACGG GAAATAATTGCTGCCTGAATAAATCAACCATAGATATAGCCCTCAAGAATGAACCCCAATCTACTTCAACAAAGAACCTGATCCACTTGTCCCAAA CTGTGCGAGATGCAAAACTGTCCAAATATGACTACGGAAGTGCTCAGATGAATATAGAACATTACGGCGCACCCGACCCGCCCGTCTACGACTTGTCGAAGATTTCAGGGGATATACCTCTCTTGCTGAGCTATGGAGGACGAGATGCGTTATCGGATGTTCAGGATGTGGAAGATTTGCTCGATGCTTTGAAATTGGACAAGTCGCTGCAGGTTCAATACGTCAAGAATTATGCTCACGTCGATTTTGTATTGGGTGTTACGGCcaaagatttaatttttaatcgGGTCATGTCGTtttttagaaatcaataa
- the LOC140822244 gene encoding SWI/SNF complex component SNF12 homolog isoform X1, whose product MDEIQLAMSANSGNPPKTVGASPPFMNSFPVNPSGQQQVGPGFPGQFQLSQLSATQIQAIAQAQSKAQAQAAHAQFQAQLQAAQGLAFNQAHAGGVSNMGSPSPSISGAGSAGAKWFSQKPPVRPTFSPPTYSASPMRPMDVAAAARKKKQKLPEKQLQERVAAILPESALYTQLLEFESRVDAALTRKKIDIQEALKTPPCIQKMLRIYVFNTYANQIRTIPKKPNAEPPTWTLKIVGRIVEEGMDPEQAAIMQPSPLNPKFSSFFKRVTITLDQKLYPDNHLIIWDSARSPAPHEGFEVKRKGDQEFTVSIRLEINYVPEKYKLAPALVDVLGIEVDTRARIMAAIWHYVKARKLQCPGDPSSFNCDPPLQKVFGETRVKFTTVAQRITQHLFPPQPIHLEHRIKLSGNTPVGTACYDVLVDVPFPIQRELHALLANTEKTKEIDACDEAICAAIRKIHEHRRRRAFFLGFSQSPIEFINTLIDSQNRDLKLVTGEASRNAEKERGSDFYSQPWVEDAVIRYLNRKPPADIPANT is encoded by the exons ATGGATGAA ATACAGCTAGCTATGTCAGCAAATAGCGGTAACCCACCAAAGACTGTTGGAGCTTCACCTCCCTTTATGAATTCGTTTCCGGTGAATCCATCTGGTCAGCAGCAAGTAGGTCCAGGCTTTCCGGGTCAGTTTCAGTTGTCCCAGCTTTCTGCAACTCAGATCCAAGCCATTGCTCAGGCTCAGTCGAAGGCTCAGGCTCAAGCAGCTCACGCGCAATTCCAAGCCCAGTTGCAAGCTGCTCAGGGCCTTGCATTTAACCAGGCTCATGCTGGAGGGGTTTCAAACATGGGCTCACCATCACCTTCTATTTCTGGAGCTGGAAGTGCCGGTGCCAAATGGTTTTCCCAAAAACCACCTGTGCGGCCAACCTTCTCCCCACCTACTTACTCGGCCTCTCCCATGAGGCCGATGGATGTAGCAGCCGCTGCTCGCAAGAAAAAGCAGAAGCTCCCTGAGAAACAGTTACAAGAAAGAGTTGCGGCCATTTTACCTGAGTCGGCCCTTTACACGCAACTCTTGGAGTTTGAGTCTCGTGTGGATGCTGCTTTGACAAGGAAGAAAATTGATATCCAAGAGGCTCTCAAGACGCCTCCCTGCATTCAGAAAATGCTCCGTATTTATGTATTTAATACTTATGCCAATCAGATTCGCACAATTCCTAAGAAGCCAAATGCGGAGCCACCTACGTGGACCCTTAAAATAGTAGGGAGGATTGTGGAGGAGGGAATGGATCCCGAACAAGCTGCCATCATGCAACCAAGCCCTTTGAATCCAAAGTTCTCTTCATTTTTCAAAAGAGTTACCATTACATTAGACCAGAAACTATATCCTGACAATCATTTAATCATATGGGACAGTGCCAGATCACCTGCTCCTCACGAAGGCTTCGAGGTCAAAAGGAAAGGGGACCAAGAATTTACTGTGAGCATACGGCTAGAGATAAATTACGTGCCTGAGAAGTATAAGCTAGCACCAGCACTTGTTGATGTCTTAGGTATTGAGGTTGATACCCGTGCAAGAATAATGGCTGCTATCTGGCACTACGTTAAGGCTAGAAAATTGCAGTGCCCAGGTGACCCATCTTCTTTCAATTGTGATCCGCCCCTTCAGAAAGTATTTGGCGAAACTAGGGTCAAGTTCACTACAGTTGCACAAAGAATTACTCAGCACCTTTTTCCTCCACAGCCCATACATTTAGAGCACAGGATAAAACTGTCAGGAAATACTCCTGTTGGGACTGCATGTTACGATGTGCTAGTTGATGTACCCTTCCCAATTCAGAGAGAATTGCATGCTTTATTAGCCAATACCGAAAAAACGAAAGAGATTGATGCCTGTGATGAAGCAATTTGTGCTGCTATAAGAAAGATCCATGAGCACCGGCGAAGACGAGCATTTTTTCTTGGATTTAGCCAGTCTCCAATTGAGTTTATTAATACACTTATTGATTCTCAAAACAGGGATCTTAAGCTTGTTACTGGTGAAGCAAGTCGCAATGCAGAAAAAGAGCGTGGATCAGATTTCTACAGCCAACCTTG GGTTGAAGATGCTGTTATTCGGTACTTGAACCGAAAGCCACCAGCAGACATCCCCGCAAACACTTGA